The following coding sequences lie in one Peromyscus maniculatus bairdii isolate BWxNUB_F1_BW_parent chromosome 3, HU_Pman_BW_mat_3.1, whole genome shotgun sequence genomic window:
- the LOC143266832 gene encoding sperm motility kinase X-like isoform X3 has product MEQAGEAHCSAEEAFTDDYKMMMTLAQGHFSEVKLAFHVPTVSCVVVKILRNKKKYASFINSEVSIMKSLAHANIVQLFHVVETRETTYLVMEHASEGDLLHHILELGSLEESEARRLFIQILHAVQYCHNNSIAHRDIKAGNILLDCKGNAKLADFGLSAKVMPEQKFRGFCGTLFYCAPELFGEEAYDGLATDVWSLGVLLFLMVTGHFPFRARSVERVKEHILAANFKVPPHVSMDIYNVIVKLLIINPGRRPTIGQIMRFPIVRSSEARSPPTSTQALPGTPSPSIVKAMTVMGYKSEEIVESLRDQKYNQVMATYLILQHQSPGGDCYHHQKKPVRAMRSGLDLNLADLHTFPVSLWRATEPAPPTFTLPSKTKEREEKNARQGGTRQSMPAALCCQPKRMHHPYLTHLFYSATDSFTSSSLESIEYFTHSEFGSFGCHLASVQPPLFLDTSSPRPHQSETPGDTDNNLSSCSPQEELWSSQEAPQYFTPTGSSPWDTLQEETMTQDEAITHELTMTEDEAMTHEGTMTQDEVITHDATLIQDEVITQDTTLSQEGTTLTQDEVITQQTTLTQQRTMIKEGKMTQNEAITHDANMIQEKTMNHDGTMVKNETISQEATIMQVEAIIQDATISPEATMSQVENLIQEEAITLDMAITQEVAITHGQPQDAGPASSRTRRRHSWKGVRKTIMNCFRNLCCCCLPPAERGRASRKNLAPKGRDHGVTPRTR; this is encoded by the exons ATGGAGCAGGCCGGGGAGGCCCACTGCTCTGCTGAGGAGGCCTTCACCGATGACTATAAGATGATGATGACCCTGGCCCAAGGACATTTTTCAGAGGTCAAATTGGCCTTTCACGTGCCCACAGTATCCTGTGTGGTTGTAAAAATTCTTAGAAACAAGAAGAAGTATGCCTCATTTATCAACAGTGAAGTCAGCATCATGAAATCCCTTGCCCATGCCAACATCGTTCAATTGTTTCATGTGGTCGAGACCAGAGAGACCACCTACCTGGTGATGGAGCATGCATCAGAGGGAGACCTGCTGCATCATATACTGGAACTGGGGTCCTTAGAGGAGAGCGAGGCTCGAAGGTTGTTTATCCAGATATTGCATGCAGTGCAGTACTGTCACAATAACTCGATTGCTCACAGAGACATTAAGGCAGGGAACATCCTCCTGGACTGCAAGGGTAATGCCAAGCTTGCCGATTTTGGCCTTTCGGCCAAGGTCATGCCTGAGCAGAAGTTTAGGGGTTTCTGTGGAACTTTATTTTACTGTGCCCCAGAACTGTTTGGAGAGGAGGCCTATGATGGCCTTGCCACTGATGTGTGGAGTTTAGGCGTGCTCCTCTTCCTCATGGTCACCGGGcactttcccttcagagctaggTCTGTTGAGCGGGTGAAAGAGCACATCCTTGCCGCAAACTTCAAGGTGCCTCCACATGTTTCCATGGACATTTACAATGTCATCGTCAAACTGCTGATCATCAACCCTGGCCGGAGGCCCACCATAGGCCAAATCATGAGGTTCCCCATAGTCAGGAGCAGTGAGGCTCGGTCACCACCTACTTCCACCCAGGCTCTCCCAGGCACCCCGAGCCCTAGCATTGTCAAAGCCATGACAGTCATGGGGTATAAATCTGAAGAAATCGTTGAGTCTCTGAGAGACCAGAAATACAACCAGGTGATGGCCACTTACCTAATTCTACAGCACCAGTCACCTGGGGGAGACTGCTACCATCACCAAAAGAAACCCGTGAGAGCCATGCGGTCAGGCCTTGACCTCAACCTGGCAGATCTTCACACTTTCCCTGTGTCCTTATGGAGAGCTACCGAGCCTGCTCCCCCCACCTTCACCTTGCCATCTAAgaccaaggagagagaagagaagaatgccaggcagggtggcacaagGCAGAGCATGCCTGCCGCCCTGTGCTGCCAGCCAAAGAGGATGCACCATCCCTATCTAACCCACCTGTTCTATTCTGCGACTGATTCCTTCACAAGCAGCAGCCTGGAAAGCATTGAGTATTTCACACATTCGGAGTTCGGGTCATTCGGTTGTCACTTGGCCAGTGTCCAGCCACCTCTCTTTCTGGACACCTCCTCTCCTAGGCCACACCAGAGTGAGACTCCAGGTGACACAGACAACAACTTGTCCTCCTGCAGTCCACAGGAGGAACTCTGGAGCTCCCAGGAGGCACCTCAGTATTTcacccccacaggctcctccccTTGGGATACATTGCAGGAAGAGACTATGACCCAGGATGAGGCCATAACTCATGAACTGACCATGACAGAGGATGAAGCTATGACCCATGAAGGGACAATGACCCAGGATGAGGTCATCACCCATGATGCAACATTAATTCAGGATGAGGTTATCACCCAGGATACCACCTTGTCCCAGGAAGGGACAACCTTGACCCAAGATGAGGTCATCACTCAGCAAACCACCTTGACCCAACAAAGGACCATGATCAAGGAAGGGAAGATGACCCAGAATGAGGCCATAACTCATGATGCAAACATGATCCAGGAAAAGACCATGAACCATGATGGGACCATGGTAAAGAATGAAACCATATCACAGGAAGCGACCATCATGCAAGTAGAGGCCATCATTCAGGATGCAACCATCTCCCCAGAAGCCACCATGAGCCAGGTTGAGAACCTCATTCAGGAAGAGGCTATCACTCTGGATATGGCCATCACCCAGGAAGTGGCCATCACCCATGGGCAGCCCCAGGATGCAGGCCCAGCTTCATCCCGAACCCGGAGGCGTCACAGCTGGAAGGGGGTCAGGAAAACAATTATGAACTGCTTCAGAAACCTCTGTTGCTGCTGCCTGCCACCTGCAGAGAGAGGCCGAGCCTCCCGCAAGAACCTGGCTCCAAAGGGAAGGGATCATGGAGTCACCCCCAGAACCAG GTAG
- the LOC143266832 gene encoding sperm motility kinase-like isoform X2: MEQAGEAHCSAEEAFTDDYKMMMTLAQGHFSEVKLAFHVPTVSCVVVKILRNKKKYASFINSEVSIMKSLAHANIVQLFHVVETRETTYLVMEHASEGDLLHHILELGSLEESEARRLFIQILHAVQYCHNNSIAHRDIKAGNILLDCKGNAKLADFGLSAKVMPEQKFRGFCGTLFYCAPELFGEEAYDGLATDVWSLGVLLFLMVTGHFPFRARSVERVKEHILAANFKVPPHVSMDIYNVIVKLLIINPGRRPTIGQIMRFPIVRSSEARSPPTSTQALPGTPSPSIVKAMTVMGYKSEEIVESLRDQKYNQVMATYLILQHQSPGGDCYHHQKKPVRAMRSGLDLNLADLHTFPVSLWRATEPAPPTFTLPSKTKEREEKNARQGGTRQSMPAALCCQPKRMHHPYLTHLFYSATDSFTSSSLESIEYFTHSEFGSFGCHLASVQPPLFLDTSSPRPHQSETPGDTDNNLSSCSPQEELWSSQEAPQYFTPTGSSPWDTLQEETMTQDEAITHELTMTEDEAMTHEGTMTQDEVITHDATLIQDEVITQDTTLSQEGTTLTQDEVITQQTTLTQQRTMIKEGKMTQNEAITHDANMIQEKTMNHDGTMVKNETISQEATIMQVEAIIQDATISPEATMSQVENLIQEEAITLDMAITQEVAITHGQPQDAGPASSRTRRRHSWKGVRKTIMNCFRNLCCCCLPPAERGRASRKNLAPKGRDHGVTPRTSPEEVKPQLHGL; encoded by the exons ATGGAGCAGGCCGGGGAGGCCCACTGCTCTGCTGAGGAGGCCTTCACCGATGACTATAAGATGATGATGACCCTGGCCCAAGGACATTTTTCAGAGGTCAAATTGGCCTTTCACGTGCCCACAGTATCCTGTGTGGTTGTAAAAATTCTTAGAAACAAGAAGAAGTATGCCTCATTTATCAACAGTGAAGTCAGCATCATGAAATCCCTTGCCCATGCCAACATCGTTCAATTGTTTCATGTGGTCGAGACCAGAGAGACCACCTACCTGGTGATGGAGCATGCATCAGAGGGAGACCTGCTGCATCATATACTGGAACTGGGGTCCTTAGAGGAGAGCGAGGCTCGAAGGTTGTTTATCCAGATATTGCATGCAGTGCAGTACTGTCACAATAACTCGATTGCTCACAGAGACATTAAGGCAGGGAACATCCTCCTGGACTGCAAGGGTAATGCCAAGCTTGCCGATTTTGGCCTTTCGGCCAAGGTCATGCCTGAGCAGAAGTTTAGGGGTTTCTGTGGAACTTTATTTTACTGTGCCCCAGAACTGTTTGGAGAGGAGGCCTATGATGGCCTTGCCACTGATGTGTGGAGTTTAGGCGTGCTCCTCTTCCTCATGGTCACCGGGcactttcccttcagagctaggTCTGTTGAGCGGGTGAAAGAGCACATCCTTGCCGCAAACTTCAAGGTGCCTCCACATGTTTCCATGGACATTTACAATGTCATCGTCAAACTGCTGATCATCAACCCTGGCCGGAGGCCCACCATAGGCCAAATCATGAGGTTCCCCATAGTCAGGAGCAGTGAGGCTCGGTCACCACCTACTTCCACCCAGGCTCTCCCAGGCACCCCGAGCCCTAGCATTGTCAAAGCCATGACAGTCATGGGGTATAAATCTGAAGAAATCGTTGAGTCTCTGAGAGACCAGAAATACAACCAGGTGATGGCCACTTACCTAATTCTACAGCACCAGTCACCTGGGGGAGACTGCTACCATCACCAAAAGAAACCCGTGAGAGCCATGCGGTCAGGCCTTGACCTCAACCTGGCAGATCTTCACACTTTCCCTGTGTCCTTATGGAGAGCTACCGAGCCTGCTCCCCCCACCTTCACCTTGCCATCTAAgaccaaggagagagaagagaagaatgccaggcagggtggcacaagGCAGAGCATGCCTGCCGCCCTGTGCTGCCAGCCAAAGAGGATGCACCATCCCTATCTAACCCACCTGTTCTATTCTGCGACTGATTCCTTCACAAGCAGCAGCCTGGAAAGCATTGAGTATTTCACACATTCGGAGTTCGGGTCATTCGGTTGTCACTTGGCCAGTGTCCAGCCACCTCTCTTTCTGGACACCTCCTCTCCTAGGCCACACCAGAGTGAGACTCCAGGTGACACAGACAACAACTTGTCCTCCTGCAGTCCACAGGAGGAACTCTGGAGCTCCCAGGAGGCACCTCAGTATTTcacccccacaggctcctccccTTGGGATACATTGCAGGAAGAGACTATGACCCAGGATGAGGCCATAACTCATGAACTGACCATGACAGAGGATGAAGCTATGACCCATGAAGGGACAATGACCCAGGATGAGGTCATCACCCATGATGCAACATTAATTCAGGATGAGGTTATCACCCAGGATACCACCTTGTCCCAGGAAGGGACAACCTTGACCCAAGATGAGGTCATCACTCAGCAAACCACCTTGACCCAACAAAGGACCATGATCAAGGAAGGGAAGATGACCCAGAATGAGGCCATAACTCATGATGCAAACATGATCCAGGAAAAGACCATGAACCATGATGGGACCATGGTAAAGAATGAAACCATATCACAGGAAGCGACCATCATGCAAGTAGAGGCCATCATTCAGGATGCAACCATCTCCCCAGAAGCCACCATGAGCCAGGTTGAGAACCTCATTCAGGAAGAGGCTATCACTCTGGATATGGCCATCACCCAGGAAGTGGCCATCACCCATGGGCAGCCCCAGGATGCAGGCCCAGCTTCATCCCGAACCCGGAGGCGTCACAGCTGGAAGGGGGTCAGGAAAACAATTATGAACTGCTTCAGAAACCTCTGTTGCTGCTGCCTGCCACCTGCAGAGAGAGGCCGAGCCTCCCGCAAGAACCTGGCTCCAAAGGGAAGGGATCATGGAGTCACCCCCAGAACCAG TCCTGAAGAGGTCAAGCCCCAGCTCCATGGCTTGTGA
- the LOC143266832 gene encoding sperm motility kinase-like isoform X1 yields the protein MEQAGEAHCSAEEAFTDDYKMMMTLAQGHFSEVKLAFHVPTVSCVVVKILRNKKKYASFINSEVSIMKSLAHANIVQLFHVVETRETTYLVMEHASEGDLLHHILELGSLEESEARRLFIQILHAVQYCHNNSIAHRDIKAGNILLDCKGNAKLADFGLSAKVMPEQKFRGFCGTLFYCAPELFGEEAYDGLATDVWSLGVLLFLMVTGHFPFRARSVERVKEHILAANFKVPPHVSMDIYNVIVKLLIINPGRRPTIGQIMRFPIVRSSEARSPPTSTQALPGTPSPSIVKAMTVMGYKSEEIVESLRDQKYNQVMATYLILQHQSPGGDCYHHQKKPVRAMRSGLDLNLADLHTFPVSLWRATEPAPPTFTLPSKTKEREEKNARQGGTRQSMPAALCCQPKRMHHPYLTHLFYSATDSFTSSSLESIEYFTHSEFGSFGCHLASVQPPLFLDTSSPRPHQSETPGDTDNNLSSCSPQEELWSSQEAPQYFTPTGSSPWDTLQEETMTQDEAITHELTMTEDEAMTHEGTMTQDEVITHDATLIQDEVITQDTTLSQEGTTLTQDEVITQQTTLTQQRTMIKEGKMTQNEAITHDANMIQEKTMNHDGTMVKNETISQEATIMQVEAIIQDATISPEATMSQVENLIQEEAITLDMAITQEVAITHGQPQDAGPASSRTRRRHSWKGVRKTIMNCFRNLCCCCLPPAERGRASRKNLAPKGRDHGVTPRTRPPFPWELDFTLTTTCHTMRQ from the exons ATGGAGCAGGCCGGGGAGGCCCACTGCTCTGCTGAGGAGGCCTTCACCGATGACTATAAGATGATGATGACCCTGGCCCAAGGACATTTTTCAGAGGTCAAATTGGCCTTTCACGTGCCCACAGTATCCTGTGTGGTTGTAAAAATTCTTAGAAACAAGAAGAAGTATGCCTCATTTATCAACAGTGAAGTCAGCATCATGAAATCCCTTGCCCATGCCAACATCGTTCAATTGTTTCATGTGGTCGAGACCAGAGAGACCACCTACCTGGTGATGGAGCATGCATCAGAGGGAGACCTGCTGCATCATATACTGGAACTGGGGTCCTTAGAGGAGAGCGAGGCTCGAAGGTTGTTTATCCAGATATTGCATGCAGTGCAGTACTGTCACAATAACTCGATTGCTCACAGAGACATTAAGGCAGGGAACATCCTCCTGGACTGCAAGGGTAATGCCAAGCTTGCCGATTTTGGCCTTTCGGCCAAGGTCATGCCTGAGCAGAAGTTTAGGGGTTTCTGTGGAACTTTATTTTACTGTGCCCCAGAACTGTTTGGAGAGGAGGCCTATGATGGCCTTGCCACTGATGTGTGGAGTTTAGGCGTGCTCCTCTTCCTCATGGTCACCGGGcactttcccttcagagctaggTCTGTTGAGCGGGTGAAAGAGCACATCCTTGCCGCAAACTTCAAGGTGCCTCCACATGTTTCCATGGACATTTACAATGTCATCGTCAAACTGCTGATCATCAACCCTGGCCGGAGGCCCACCATAGGCCAAATCATGAGGTTCCCCATAGTCAGGAGCAGTGAGGCTCGGTCACCACCTACTTCCACCCAGGCTCTCCCAGGCACCCCGAGCCCTAGCATTGTCAAAGCCATGACAGTCATGGGGTATAAATCTGAAGAAATCGTTGAGTCTCTGAGAGACCAGAAATACAACCAGGTGATGGCCACTTACCTAATTCTACAGCACCAGTCACCTGGGGGAGACTGCTACCATCACCAAAAGAAACCCGTGAGAGCCATGCGGTCAGGCCTTGACCTCAACCTGGCAGATCTTCACACTTTCCCTGTGTCCTTATGGAGAGCTACCGAGCCTGCTCCCCCCACCTTCACCTTGCCATCTAAgaccaaggagagagaagagaagaatgccaggcagggtggcacaagGCAGAGCATGCCTGCCGCCCTGTGCTGCCAGCCAAAGAGGATGCACCATCCCTATCTAACCCACCTGTTCTATTCTGCGACTGATTCCTTCACAAGCAGCAGCCTGGAAAGCATTGAGTATTTCACACATTCGGAGTTCGGGTCATTCGGTTGTCACTTGGCCAGTGTCCAGCCACCTCTCTTTCTGGACACCTCCTCTCCTAGGCCACACCAGAGTGAGACTCCAGGTGACACAGACAACAACTTGTCCTCCTGCAGTCCACAGGAGGAACTCTGGAGCTCCCAGGAGGCACCTCAGTATTTcacccccacaggctcctccccTTGGGATACATTGCAGGAAGAGACTATGACCCAGGATGAGGCCATAACTCATGAACTGACCATGACAGAGGATGAAGCTATGACCCATGAAGGGACAATGACCCAGGATGAGGTCATCACCCATGATGCAACATTAATTCAGGATGAGGTTATCACCCAGGATACCACCTTGTCCCAGGAAGGGACAACCTTGACCCAAGATGAGGTCATCACTCAGCAAACCACCTTGACCCAACAAAGGACCATGATCAAGGAAGGGAAGATGACCCAGAATGAGGCCATAACTCATGATGCAAACATGATCCAGGAAAAGACCATGAACCATGATGGGACCATGGTAAAGAATGAAACCATATCACAGGAAGCGACCATCATGCAAGTAGAGGCCATCATTCAGGATGCAACCATCTCCCCAGAAGCCACCATGAGCCAGGTTGAGAACCTCATTCAGGAAGAGGCTATCACTCTGGATATGGCCATCACCCAGGAAGTGGCCATCACCCATGGGCAGCCCCAGGATGCAGGCCCAGCTTCATCCCGAACCCGGAGGCGTCACAGCTGGAAGGGGGTCAGGAAAACAATTATGAACTGCTTCAGAAACCTCTGTTGCTGCTGCCTGCCACCTGCAGAGAGAGGCCGAGCCTCCCGCAAGAACCTGGCTCCAAAGGGAAGGGATCATGGAGTCACCCCCAGAACCAG GCCACCATTCCCATGGGAACTGGATTTCACACTCACCACCACATGCCACACCATGAGGCAGTGA